The Pirellulimonas nuda genome includes a region encoding these proteins:
- a CDS encoding class I SAM-dependent methyltransferase, with amino-acid sequence MDAPRPAAAPAGFSAESTFKGVLWHQRWEMFDGVTVPGRNDVATLCDAVKLPADLTGKRVLDVGAWNGCFSFECERRGAREVVAMSLEDPEETGFNRLKHALDSDVQYLTGSVYTLSPEQLGTFDVVLFLGVLYHLRYPLLAIDRLRGVSAGDVYVETHVVDNHKWLRGPWAKLTQLVGGSTLRATPLWRQYREFELHKDDQSNWFGPNVSAVVEAFDSAGFKTSHTGSWQSRAGFLAKACPIPERLLGHTYEGCDANTAVVGLESCAAS; translated from the coding sequence ATGGATGCCCCCCGCCCCGCCGCCGCGCCAGCCGGCTTCTCCGCCGAATCTACGTTTAAGGGAGTGCTCTGGCACCAACGCTGGGAGATGTTCGACGGCGTCACCGTGCCGGGCCGCAACGACGTGGCCACGCTGTGCGACGCGGTGAAGCTGCCCGCCGACCTCACGGGCAAGCGTGTGCTGGACGTCGGCGCCTGGAACGGCTGCTTCAGCTTCGAGTGCGAACGCCGCGGCGCCCGCGAGGTAGTCGCCATGAGCCTGGAAGACCCCGAAGAGACCGGGTTCAATCGGCTCAAGCACGCCCTCGACTCGGACGTGCAGTACCTCACCGGCTCGGTCTACACGCTCTCGCCAGAGCAGCTCGGCACGTTCGACGTGGTGCTGTTCCTCGGCGTGCTCTACCACCTCCGCTACCCGCTGCTGGCCATCGACCGGCTGCGCGGCGTCAGCGCCGGCGACGTGTATGTCGAGACCCACGTGGTCGACAACCACAAGTGGCTGCGCGGCCCGTGGGCCAAGCTCACGCAACTGGTGGGGGGCAGCACACTGCGGGCCACCCCCCTATGGCGGCAGTACCGGGAGTTCGAGCTGCACAAGGACGACCAGAGCAACTGGTTCGGCCCGAACGTGTCGGCGGTGGTCGAGGCGTTCGACTCGGCCGGCTTCAAGACCAGTCACACCGGCTCGTGGCAGAGCCGGGCCGGCTTCCTCGCCAAGGCGTGCCCCATCCCCGAGCGGCTGCTGGGCCACACCTACGAGGGGTGCGACGCCAACACCGCGGTCGTCGGCCTAGAGAGCTGCGCCGCGTCGTAG